From Pseudoxanthomonas sp. CF385, a single genomic window includes:
- the gap gene encoding type I glyceraldehyde-3-phosphate dehydrogenase — protein sequence MSIKVGINGFGRIGRNVLRSAVQNFGNDIEIVAINDLLEPDYLAYMLQYDSVHGRFDGDVKVEGGALFVNGKKIRLTQERDPANLKWDEVGADVVIESTGLFLDKATAQKHLDAGAKKVILSAPSKDDTPMFVYGVNDKTYNGEAIISNASCTTNCLAPIAKVLHDKWGIKRGLMTTVHAATATQKTVDGPSNKDWRGGRGILENIIPSSTGAAKAVGVVIPSLNKKLTGMSFRVPTSDVSVVDLTAELENPATYEEIKAEMKAQSQGALKGILGYTEDKVVATDFRGDTRTSIFDAEAGIALDPTFVKLVAWYDNEWGYSNKCLEMVRVVAGK from the coding sequence ATGTCGATCAAGGTGGGTATCAACGGCTTCGGCCGCATCGGACGCAACGTGCTGCGTTCCGCCGTGCAGAACTTCGGCAACGACATCGAGATCGTCGCCATCAACGATCTGCTGGAACCGGACTACCTGGCGTACATGCTGCAGTACGACTCCGTGCACGGCCGCTTCGACGGCGACGTGAAGGTCGAAGGCGGCGCGCTGTTCGTCAACGGCAAGAAGATCCGCCTCACCCAGGAGCGCGACCCGGCCAACCTGAAGTGGGACGAAGTCGGCGCCGACGTCGTCATCGAGTCCACCGGTCTGTTCCTCGACAAGGCCACGGCGCAGAAGCACCTCGATGCCGGCGCGAAGAAGGTCATCCTGTCGGCGCCTTCGAAGGACGACACGCCGATGTTCGTCTACGGCGTGAACGACAAGACCTACAACGGCGAGGCGATCATCTCCAACGCCTCGTGCACGACCAACTGCCTGGCGCCGATCGCCAAGGTGCTGCACGACAAGTGGGGCATCAAGCGCGGCCTGATGACCACCGTGCACGCGGCGACCGCGACGCAGAAGACCGTCGACGGCCCGAGCAACAAGGACTGGCGCGGCGGCCGCGGCATCCTCGAGAACATCATCCCGTCCAGCACCGGCGCGGCGAAGGCCGTCGGCGTGGTGATCCCCTCGCTCAACAAGAAGCTCACCGGCATGTCGTTCCGCGTGCCGACCAGCGACGTGTCCGTGGTCGACCTGACCGCCGAGCTGGAGAACCCGGCCACGTACGAAGAGATCAAGGCCGAGATGAAGGCGCAGAGCCAGGGCGCGCTGAAGGGCATCCTCGGCTACACCGAAGACAAGGTGGTCGCCACCGACTTCCGCGGCGACACCCGCACCTCGATCTTCGACGCCGAGGCCGGCATCGCGCTGGACCCCACCTTCGTCAAGCTGGTGGCCTGGTACGACAACGAGTGGGGCTACTCCAACAAGTGCCTGGAAATGGTCCGCGTCGTCGCCGGCAAGTAA